One Solanum pennellii chromosome 10, SPENNV200 genomic region harbors:
- the LOC107001678 gene encoding uncharacterized protein LOC107001678 translates to MENAKSDQAPAENCSDPAPSNSNSGDDPSPPTTAESWEEKPEIEDPDIIRQAKRRKNCPSALDKFDSVNSGSNFGFSFSFDSKFSGCSTPEVTPKFGSFNRVKPGSTKDPKSEETVLEEEDEEKPDVVVEKNSLGLLSSVDGIKTVD, encoded by the coding sequence ATGGAGAACGCAAAATCCGATCAAGCTCCGGCGGAAAACTGCTCAGATCCGGCGCCGTCAAATTCGAATTCTGGCGATGATCCGTCACCTCCGACTACCGCAGAAAGTTGGGAAGAGAAGCCGGAGATAGAAGATCCAGATATCATACGTCAGGCGAAGAGAAGAAAAAACTGTCCAAGTGCTTTAGATAAATTCGATTCCGTCAATTCAGGTTCTAATTTTGGATTTTCCTTCTCGTTCGACTCGAAATTCTCCGGTTGTTCAACTCCTGAAGTTACCCCCAAATTCGGATCGTTTAATCGGGTAAAACCCGGTTCTACCAAAGATCCGAAATCTGAAGAAACCGTACtcgaagaagaagatgaagaaaaaccCGATGTTGTTGTGGAGAAGAATTCTCTGGGTTTATTGAGTTCAGTTGATGGAATCAAAACTGTAGATTGA